GCCGTGCGCTGCCGGGTGCGCGCCGCCGGCATCGTGGTCGAGCTCGATGCCCAGAGCCTCGCCGGCCTGACCGAGCCGGCGAAGATCGATCTCGGCCGCCGCATCGCCGCCCGCGCCCCTGACCGGCTCGCCGCGGCGCCGGTGTCCTTCGCGCCCTACCGCACCGGCAGCGCGTTCCTGGTGGGAAGCGCCCGATGAGCGTCCGGGACGAATTCGCCCTCGACTTCGCCCGCACGGAGCGGATCGGCCTCGAGGAGGCGGTGTTCGCCGCCGGCAAGTCGCCGGCCCAGATCGACGCGATCCTGGCCGCCGCCGAGGAGCGCGGCGCCCGCTTCCTCGTCACCCGCCTCGATCCGGACCGTCACGCGGCGCTCACCTATCGCGACCGGCTCGATTACTGCCCGGTCTCGCGCACCGCCTTCTTCGGCGAGGCGAGGCGGGTGGAGGGCCCGGCCCGCATCGCCATCGTGGCGGCCGGCACCTCCGACGTGCCGGTGGCCCGCGAGGCCGAGCGGACGCTCGCCTACCAGGGCCATGCCACGACGCTGATCGCCGATGTCGGCGTCGCCGGCCTGTGGCGGCTGACCCGGCGGATCGAGGAGATCCGGGCCCATCCGGTCGTCATCTGCGCCGCCGGCATGGATGCGGCGCTGCCGAGCGTGCTCGGCGGCCTCGTCGCCGGGGCGGTAATCGCAGTGCCGACCTCGGTCGGCTACGGCGTGGCGGAGGGCGGGCGCGCCGCCCTCGACGCGGTGCTGGCGAGCTGCGCCCCCGGCATCGCGGTCGTCAACATCGACAACGGCTACGGCGCCGCCTGCGCGGCCCTGCGCCTGCTCCACGCGGCACGCCGCCTGACGGAGGCACCCCGATGACGTTCGCCCCAATGCCCCTCATCCCCGGAGAAACGCCATGGAACGTCGCAGCTTCCTGCAGGGCGCGGCCCTCGGGGCCGGTCTCGCGGTCTCAGGTCAAGCGGGGGCGGCCGTGAACGCCCCGCCGCCGCCCAGCTCCGGCCCCTTGCCGAACACCCGCCCGGCCGATCCCGCCGACCTGCCGCTCGTCACCGATCCCGGCGAGCGCCGGGGCGAGATGCTCTACCGCCCGTTCGGGCGCACGGGCGAAAAGATCTCGGCGATCGGCATGGGCGGCTTCCACCTCGGCAAGAGCGCGGTGACCGATGCCGAGGCGACGCGGCTGATCCACGAGGGGATCGATCGCGGCATCACCTTCATGGACAATTGCTGGGACTACAACGAGGGCCGCTCGGAGGAGCGGATGGGCATCGCCCTCGAGCAGAGCGGGTACCGGGACAAGGTCTTCCTGATGTCCAAGATGGACGGGCGGACCAAAGAGGAAGCCATGAAGCAGATCGACCAGTCGCTGCGCCGCCTGCGCACCGACCGGATCGACCTTGTCCAGCACCACGAGATCCTGCGCTACGACGATCCCGACCGGGTCTTCGCCGAGGGAGGCGCCATGGAGGCGTTCCAGGAGGCGAAGAAGGCCGGCAAGCTGCGCCATATCGGCTTCACCGGCCACAAGGACCCGCGCATCCACCTGCAGATGCTCGAAGTGGCGGCCGAGCGCGGCTTCCACTTCGACGCGGTGCAGATGCCGCTCAACGTGATGGACGCGCATTTCCGCAGCTTCGGCCACCTCGTGCTGCCCTACCTCGTCCAGAACGGCATCGCGCCGCTCGCCATGAAGACCTTCGGCGACGGGGTGATCCTGAAGAGCGACGCACCGATCAAGCCGATCGAGTACCTGCACTTCTCGCTCAACCTGCCGACCGCGGTGGTCATCACTGGCATCCAGAACCAGCGCGACCTCGACCAGGCCTTCGAGGCGGTGAAGACCTTCGCGCCGATGGACAAGGCGACGGTGGCGGAACTCCTGAACCGCAGCCGCCCCTACGCGCTGGAGGGCAAGTACGAGCTGTTCAAGACGAGTGCCACCTTCGACGGCACCGCCAAGAACGCCGCCTGGCTCGGCGAGGACGTGCCGGGGGTGAAGACGCTGGCGCCCACCATGGAGTGAGGGCGGCGGGCAAGATGACACAACCATGACGGCGGCCGGCGCGTTGACCTTGGTCTTCACGCCGGCACGAGGCCGTCCCATGAGCGACACGCCCCTCCCCCATCGCAACCCGTCCGCCGAACTCCACACGATGAACGAGCGGCTGGCGGCCTGGGCCGCCTGCACCGCCGAGGACAGCCCCACCCTGATCGAGCGCCTCGAGGCGATGGGCTACGCGGTGCGCGGCAAGACCCGCGAGGAGGTCGAGGCGGCGTTGCGCTGCCCGCCGACGCAAGCGGGGCGGGGCTGATCGCCGGATCAGTGCGCGGTGTAGCCGCCGTCGACCGGCAGGGCGACGCCCACGACGAAGCTCGCCGCATCGCTGCACAGCCAGAGCACGGCGGCCGCGACCTCCTCCGGCCGGCCGAGCCGGCCGATCGGCTGCTTCCTGAGGATCTCCGCCATCGCCTCGGGCCGCTCGGCGACCATCCGGGCCACCATCGGCGTGTCGATGGTGCCGGGGCAGACCGCGTTGACGCGGATGCCCCGCGCGGCATTCTCGAGCGCCGCGCTCTGGGTCATGCCGATCACGCCGTACTTGGTGGCGTGATAGGCCGCGAGGCCCGGATTGCCGACGAGGCCGCCGATCGACGAGCAGTTGACGATCGCGCCGCGCCCTTGCGCCTGCATCTGGCGCAGCTCGGCCCGCATGCAGGTCCAGACCCCGCGCAGGTTGATCGCCATCACCCGCTCGTAATCGGCGCTCGGCACGTCGACGACGTCGTTCGGCGGGATCTGGATGCCGGCATTGTTGAAGGCCGCGTCCAGCCGCCCGAACGTGTCGACGGTGCGCGCGACCATGGCGGCGACCTCGTCGTCCCGCCCGACGTCGCAGCGGACCGCGAGGGCCCGGCCGCCGGCGGCGTTGATCCCGGCCTCGGCCGCCCGGGCGGCCTCGAGGTCGAGATCGGCCAGGACCACGGCGGCCCCGGCCTCGGCGAAGGCCCGGGCGGCGGCGAGCCCCATGCCCATCGCCGCCCCGGTCACCAGGGCGACCCGGCCCTCGAACGAACCCGTCGCGCTCATCGTCCGTCCCCGTGTGGTGGTCGTCATTTCGCCCGTTCCTCGGAGTTCCGTGCCTCGAAGACGCTTCGGGCGACCGGCAGGGCCGAGAAGGCGCTGGGCCAGCCGGCGTAGTAGGCGAGGTGGGCGATGACCTCGCCGGCCTGCTCCTTCGTCAGGCCGGCATCCATCGCCCGGTCGAGGTGGTAGGGCATCTGGGCGACCTGGGAGTTGGCGACGAGCGCGCTCACCGTCACCAGGCTGCGGTCGCGCGGGGCGAGGCCGGGCCGCAGCCACAGGTCCCGGAACAGGATCTCCGTCGTGTCCTTGACGAGGTTCGGCGACACCGTCCCGAACTCGGCCTCGACGCGGGCGGCGCGCCGGCTCTCCGCCGCCTGATCCAGGGGCAGCGGCTGCGCCGGCACGGCCTCGGGCAGCCGGTCGGCGCCGATCCCGCGCTGCGCGAACGCCGCCCGCAGGGCCGGGAGCGCCGCATCGGCGCTGCCCCAGCCGGCGTAGAAGGCCAGGTGGGTGACGGTCTCGGCGATCTCGCCCGGGGTCACGCCGTTGTCGAGGGCGCGCCCGACATGGAACGGCAGCTCGACCGTCTGGCCGCGGGCGATGAGCGCCGCGAGGGTGACGAGGCTGCGGTCGCGGGGCGACAGGCCGGGCCGCGTCCACACCTCGCCGAGCAGGGTGCCCTCGGTGTAGCGCGCGAGGGCCGGGGCGACCGCCTGCGTCGACGGCGCCGCGACCTCCGCCGGTGCGACCGGGGCGGCGTAGTGCGCGTCGTCGACCTTCTCCATCCACGCGACGTTCCGGCCCTCGACGCTCTCCTGGACGGCGAGATGGCTCATGGCCGTGGTCGCCGTCGCGCCGTGCCAGTGCTTCACGCCCGGCGGCGTCCAGACCACGTCGCCGGGCTTGATCTCGCGCTTGCGACCGTTCCACTCCTGCACCCAGCCGGTGCCGGAGGTGACGATCAGCACCTGGCCGGCCGGGTGGGTGTGCCAGGCCGAGCGGGCGCCCGGCGCGAAGGTGACGTGCCCGGCCGAGAGCCGGCTGTCGGGCGAGGCGAATTGTGGATCGACCCGCACGGTGCCGGTGAAGGTGGCCTCCGGTCCCGCGACCGTCGGGCGCGAGCCGGCGGGAAACACCCGCATGGCCTCGCCCGAAGCCGGCCCGGCGAGGAGGCCGAGGGCGACCAGGGTGGCGCAAGCGCGGATCATCGTCGGGCTCCTCACGGCCGGCTCCGGTACTGCTCGTCCGAGACCTTCCCCATCCAGTCGACGGCGCGGCCGTCCTGCTTCTCCTGGATGGCGATGTGGCTCATGGCGGTGGTCGGGCTCGCGCCGTGCCAGTGCGTCTCGCCGGGCGCGAACCAGACCACGTCGCCGGGCCGGATCTCCTCGACCGGACCGCCCTCGGCTTGCACGAGGCCGCAGCCGCTCGCGACGATCAGCGTCTGGCCGAGCGGGTGCGTGTGCCAGGCGGTGCGGGCGCCGGGCTCGAAGGTGACGAGGGCGCCGCCGGCCCGGGCCGGCTCCGGCGGCCCGAACAGGGGATCGACCCGCACCGCTCCGGTGAACCAGTCCTGCGGGCCGGCGCCGGAGGGTTGCGTGCCCGCGCGCGTGATCTGCATGATGATGTCTCCGCTTCGCCGCGAGGTCGCCGTGCGGGGGCCTGGCGGCGGTCCCCGCGACGGATGAAGGCGTCGGCCGTCGATCCGGCGGCCGCGTTCCAGCCCCGGATACGGACACTCTCACGGCGTATGGCCGGCCATGAGCTGGCGCCGCCCGAGCCCGACCGACGATCTACCGGCTGGGCCGATCCGCGATTAGCCGGTAGAATCCGCATGCGGTCATAAGCTGGGCTCATGAATGGCGCGGGAGAACCTGAACGACCTCGCCGCCTTCCTGGCCGTCGCCCGCGCCCGGAGCTTCACCCGGGCCGCCGCGCAGCTCGGCGTGTCGCAATCGGCGCTGAGCCAGGTCGTGCGCGACCTCGAGGCGCGGGTGGGCCTGCGGCTCCTCACCCGCACCACCCGCAGCGTCGCGCCGACGGAAGCGGGCGAGCGCCTGCTGCAGGAGATCGGCCCGCACCTCGACGGGATCCATGCCGGCCTCACCGCCCTGACGGCCCTGCGCGAGACGCCCGCCGGCACGGTGCGGATCAACGCCGACGAGCACGCCGTGACCGCGGTCCTGTGGCCGGCCCTGCGGACCATCCTGCCGGATTACCCGGACATCCGGGTCGAGCTGGTGACCGATTTCGGCATGACCGACATCGTCGCCGCGCGCTTCGACGCCGGCGTGCGCCTCGGCGAGGTGGTGGCCAAGGACATGGTGGCTGTGCCGATCGGCCCCGACATGCGCATGGCGGCGGTGGCCTCACCGGCCTACTTCGCCCGCCGTCCGCCACCGCGCACGCCGCAGGACCTGACCGGCCACACCTGCATCAACCTGCGCCTGCCGACCCATGGCGGCCTCTACGCCTGGGAGTTCGAGGAGGCGGGCCGGGAGATCCGCGTGCGGGTCGAGGGCCAGGTGGTGTTCAACACCGTCAGCATGATCCTGCGCGCGGCCCTCGACGGGTTCGGCATCGCCTACCTGCCGCAGGACATGGTGCAGGCCCATCTCGACCGGGGCGAGCTGGTCCGGGTGCTGGAGGCCTGGAGCCCGCCCTTTCCCGGCTACCACCTGTACTACCCGAGCCGGCGCCAGCACGCCCCGGCCTTCGCGGTGCTGGTCGAGGCCCTGCGCTACCGGGGGTGAGGCCAGGGACGGGCCGACGTCACCCCGCCCGCAACCCCGCCGCGATCTCCCGCACCGCGTCCCACGCCATCATCACGTCCGCCCGCGTCGTGGTGGTCTGGCCGACCTGGAAGCGGATGACGAAGCGGCCATCGTGCCGGGTCTGGGTCAGGTAGGTGCGGCCGTCGTCGTTGATGCGCTCGACGAGGCGGGCGTTGAGCGCGTCGAGGTCGTCGATCCCTGCGGGCGCAAAGCGGAAGCTGAACAGGGACAGGATCGGCGCCGAGGTCAGCTCGAAGTCGGGCTCGGCCTCGATGAGCCCGGCGAGCTCCCGCGCCCAGGCGACGTGGTCGCGGATCATGCCCCGCAGCGCCTCGACGCCGTAGGAGCGGATCACGAACCACAGCTTCAGCGCCCGGAAGCGGCGCCCGAGGGGGATCGACCACTCGTTGTAGTCGACGACGCCGTCGTGGCCGAGCGTGCGCAGGTAGGAGGGGCGAAGGCCGAGCGTGTCGGTGAGCGCCTTCGGGTCGCGCACGAAATGGGCCGAGCAGTCGAAATGGGTGAACAGCCACTTGTGCGGGTTGAACACCAGGCTGTCGGCCTGTTCGGCGCCCCGCATCAGGTCGCGGAACTCGGGGCAGATCATCGCGCTGCCGGCCCAGGCGGCGTCGACGTGGAGGAAGACGTCGTGACGGCGCGCCACCGCGGCGACGGCCTCGATCGGGTCGCAGGCGCCGATCCCGGTGCCGCCGAGGCAGGCGACGATCGCGGCAGGCCTCAGCCCCGCCTCGCGGTCGGCCCGGATCGCCGCGTCGAGGGCGCCCGGGTCCATGCCGTGGAGAGGGCCGGCCACGGGGATCCGCACCAGGTTGGCATCGCCGATGCCGGCGATGCGCACCGCCTTGTCGACCGAGGAATGCACCTGCTCGGAGGCGTAGACCCGTAAAGCAGGCCCGCCGGCGAGCCCTTTCGCGTTGCCGGTGAAGCCGAGCGCCCGCTCGCGGGCGGTCAGCAGCGCGGCGAGCGTCGCGCCCGAGGCCGAGTCCTGGATCACGCCCGAGAAGCCGTCGGGCAGGCCGATCATCTGGCGCAGCCAGTCCATCACCCGGGTCTCGAGCTCGGTCGCCGCCGGCGAGGTCTGCCAGAGCATGCACTGGGCGGCGAGCGCCGCGGTGACGAACTCCGCCACCAGGGAGGGCGGGCTGGCATTGGCCGGGAAGTAGGCGAAGAAGCGCGGGTGCTGCCAGTGGGTCATGCCCGGCATCACCACCCGGTCGAGGTCGGCGAAGATGGCCTCCATCGCCTCGCCCGCGGCCGGCGGCTCGGGCGGCAGCTGGCGGAAGATCTCGCCCGGCGCCACCTGCGCCCGCACCGGCCGCTCGCCGACGCCCGCGAGGTAGTCCACCGACCAGTCGGCGGCCCGGCGCGCCCAGGCCCGAAACGTCTCGTCGTCCATCCGCTCCTCCCGCCGGCCCGGTCTTCCGGTGCCCGGCCGGCTGTCTAGCAGGTTTCGGCCGGCGCGCCTCCCTGCCCGCCATCCGGCCGGCAATCGAGGCAAGCGGCAGCGGAGCAGGAAGCGTCGCGCCTGACAGTCAAACTTGCAAACATTCCGGCTTGAGACCGCAGAGGGAACATGGCACGCTCAATCAAGCGATCACCATTCACGGTTGTTTAACCAATCAAAGATTGCAACCTTGGACGGCTCATCCGCATCGACACAAGGAAAAGGGCAGCACAGCGGCATCCTTGGCCGGTGCAGCGCATTGTCCGGATTGGTTTCAATGTTTCTTAAGCGCCGTGTTAGCTCATGAGCGCACCACGACGAGGAGCGCGATGTTCGGGCGGCGTACCCAGGCGGCAGTGGCGGACAGGCTGACCCGCCGCCACGTTCGGATGAACCGCGGCGGGGCGGAGCAGGAAGGCTGCCTGATCTATCTCGGTGACGAGCTCGTCTCGGTGCTGGTGCGCCTCGAGCCCGGCACGCCGCACGCGCCGGAGCACCGGCACAAGTGGCGCGTGACGGAAGCCTACGGCCCCGGCGTCTCGCTCGCCCGCGCCCCGCTCTTCGACACGCCGGACGCGGTGGCCGACTGGATCGCCGACCGCCTGCCGCCGCCGGCGCCCCGGCCCTGGCTGGACGCGCACCTGCTGCCGTGAGGCGCGCGCATACCCGGTGCGACGGAACCGCAACCGCGATACCAACTCACTGATCGATAACGGTTTTTCACCGGAGCCGGATGCTGCTTGCCGGCGGGCCGGGTGCGCCCGCGCACAGGGGTCCGGCGGGTTCGAGCCCATCTTCCTCCCATGCCGCTCAGGCCCGCTACGCCGCTTCCGTGGCGCCGTGCGCGAGACGCCGGGACCGAGGCGGCCGGAGGTCACCATGTCGCTCTTCGCCATGTCGCTCTTCGCCAGGCCCCTCGTCGCAAAGTCCCGCGTCGCAAAGTCCCGGTTCCTCGGAGCCGCCGCCCTCGTCGCCCTGCCCCTGTCCGCCGCCCACGCCAATGGCGGCGACCGCGAGCCGGCCGGCGGCGCCTTCATGAGCAGCTACGTCACCAACCCCTACGCCACGAGCCGCTCCCCCGCCGAGGCCCGCCCGCTCGACCGCCCGGCGCCGTGGTTCGCGCCCGGCCCGGCGGTCCCCGAGACCACCGGCTCCCTGCGGGCGCTGCCGGCCCGGCCGCGGACGCACCGCTGAGCCTGTCATCCCGCCGCCACGGTCCCCAGGGTAAGCTCCCGTTTTCTCGAAGGGCGGGAGCGCCGAGGGGACCGATGACACAGCCGTCGCTGAATCGATCGCAGCAGGCCGAGGCGGCCGAGGATGCCGGCTCGAACCCGAGCCCGAACCCGACCCTCGGCGAGGTCGTGGCCCGGCGCTTCGACCGGCGCGAGATTCTTCGCGGGGGCTTGGCGGGGAGCTTGGCGGGCGGTCTGGCCGGGGGTCTGGCCGTCTCGGCGATCTCCGCGACCCTGGCGCCCCGGGCGGTGGCGGCGGCGACGCCCGAGACCTTCCCGTTCCGCGAGCTGCCCGCCGGCGCCGACGAGCGCCACCACGTGGCCGACGGCCACGACGCCGAGGTGCTGATCCGCTGGGGCGATCCGGTCCTGCCCGGCGCCCCGGCCTTCGACCCGCACCGGCAGTCTGCCGCCGCGCAAGGCATGCAATTCGGCTACAACAACGACTTCCTAGGCTTCTTCCCCCTGCCGGGCGCGAGCGACCCCGCCGCCCACGGCCTCCTCGTCGTCAACCACGAATACACCAACGAGGAGCTGATGTTCCCCGGCCTCGGCCGGCAGGACGGCAAGGCCGGCTTCGCCGGCATGAGCCGCGACCTCGTCGACGTCGAGATGGCGGCCCATGGCGGCTCGGTGATCGAGGTCAGGCGCGAGGACGGGCGCTGGCGCGTCGTGCCGGGTTCGGCCTATGCCCGCCGCATCACCGCCACGACCCCGATGCGCCTCGCCGGCCCCGCCGCCGGCGCGGACCGCCTGCGCACGAGCGCCGACCCGGAGGGCCGGACGGTGCTGGGCATGCTCAACAACTGCGCCGGCGGCGTCACCCCGTGGGGCACGTGGCTGACCTGCGAGGAGAACGTCAACTACTACTTCCAGGGCCGCCTGCCCGAGGGCTCGGTGGAGGCGAAGAACCACAAGCGCCTCGGCATGCCCGGCAACCTCTACGGCTGGGCCCGCTTCCACGAGCGCTTCGACCTCGGAAAGGAGCCCAACGAGCCGAACCGCTTCGGCTGGGTGGTCGAGATCGATCCCTTCGATCCGGCGAGCGTGCCGGTGAAGCGCACCGCCATGGGCCGCTTCAAGCACGAGGGCGCCGCCGGCGCGATGGCGCGGGACGGCCGCTACGTCGTGTTCCAGGGCGACGACGAGCGCTTCGACTACGTCTACCGCTTCGTCACGCAGGCACCGGTGAACACGGCCGACAGGTCGGCGAACCGCGACATCCTCGATTCCGGCACCCTGTCGGTCGCCCGCTTCGACGCCGACGGGCGCGGCACCTGGCTGCCGGTCGTGTTCGGGCAAGGCCCGCTGACGCCGGCGAACGGGTTTCGCGACCAGGCCGACGTCCTGGTCGAGACGCGCCGGGCCGCCGATCTCCTCGGCGCCACCAAGATGGACCGGCCGGAGGACGTCGAGGCCAACGCGACGACCGGCAAGGTCTACGTGATGCTGACCAACAACGTGCGCCGCAAGGCCGACCAGGTCGACGCCGCGAACCCGCGGCCGGACAACCGCTTCGGCCACATCGTCGAGCTCACGCCCGAGGGCGGCGACTTCGCCGCGAAGGACTTCGCCTGGGAGGTGCTGGTGCGGTGCGGCGATCCCGCGATCGCCGCGGTGGGCGCCACCTTCTCGTCGGCGACGACGAAGGACGGCTGGTTCGGCATGCCGGACAATTGTGCGGTCGACGGAGAGGGCCGCCTCTGGGTCTCGACCGACGGCAACTCGCCGGCGAAGACCGGCCGCACCGACGGCATCTGGGCGATGGAGACCGACGGCGCCCGCCGCGGCACGGGCAAGCACTTCTTCCAGGTGCCGCTGGGGGCCGAGATGTGCGGCCCCTACTTCACCCCCGACGACACCACCTTCTTCGTCGCCGTGCAGCATCCGGGCGAGGCCGACGAGGAGGATCCGAACGCCGTGCCTGCCACCTTCGAGAACCCGGCGACCCGCTGGCCCGACTTCGACCCCGCGGTGCCGCCGCGCCCGGCGGTGGTGGCGATCACGAGACGGGGTGGGGGGAGAGTGGGGACGTAGGCGGCGTCCCGGTCCGGCGCCCGGCTCCGGCACGAGGCGGCGGGGATCCCCCCGCCGCTCGACGGACGAGGCCGGGTCTGCCGGCCTCGCGATCTTATCCGATCAGGGTCCAGTCGGACGTGATGGCGCCGATGTTGGGGGTCCCCGACAGGGTGGTGCCTCCGGCTCCGACGAGCCAGGTGTTCACGTGGCCGACATTGTCGCGGAAGACGATGTCCGAGCGGCCGTCGGCATTGGTGTCGCCGATGCCCTCGATCGTCCATTCGGACCCGACCGTGCCGAGATTGGGAGCGGACACGACCGCGCCGCCGGAACCCAGGATCCAGGCGTTGATGTGCCCGGCCTGGTCCCGCCACAGGATGTCGTCGCGCTTGTCGCCGTTGAAGTCGCCGATGCCGGCGACCGACCACTCGGACGAGATCGTGCCGATGTTGGGCGCCCCCGTGACGAGGTCGCCGTTCACCGTCCAGATGTTGACGTGCCCGGCCTGGTCCCGCCACAGGATGTCGTCGCGCCCGTCGCCGTTGAAGTCGCCGACGCCCTGCACCGTCCACTCGGACCCGATCGTGCCGAGGTTCGGCGCCCCCGTGACGGTCGCGCCGTTGACCTGCCAGGCGTTGACGTGCCCGGCCTGGTCCCGCCACAAGATGTCGTCGCGCCCGTCGCCGTTGAAGTCGCCGACGCCCTGCACCGTCCACTCGGACCCGATCGTGCCGAGGTTCGGCGCCCCCGTGACGGTCCCGCCGTTGACCTGCCAGGCGTTGACGTGCCCGGCCTGATCCCGCCACAGGATGTCGTCGCGCCCGTCGCCGTTGAAGTCGCCGATCCCCTGCGCGACCCATGCGCTCGAGATCGTGCCGATGTTGGGCGCTCCGGACACGCCCGTGCCGGTCAGCTGCCACGTGTTGATGTGCCCGACCGTGTCGCGCCAGAGCAGGTCCGCGCGCCCGTCGCCGTTGAAGTCGCCCAGCGCGGAGACGGAGAGGGGGGAGGGCCCGGTGCCGGTGCCGCCTCCGGTCCCACCACCGCCTCCAGTCCCGCCTCCGGTTCCGGAGCCCGTGCCCGCAAGCCTGATGGCCAGTCCGCTCGAGGCATTGTTGGCTTCATTCACCTCGAGAATGCGATTGTCGTAATCGGCGATGACCCCGAAATAGTACGTGCCCGCCGCCAGGTTGGCCGGCAGGGCGAACTCGCCCGGACCCGGCTTGGATCCATTGGCCGGGATCGTCTCCAGCAGGTTGCCGAAACCGAGGAAGAGATCCGAGGTCGTGATCGTCGAATCGGTCGACAGATAACCGGCGATGTTGCCGGCCGACGATGACAGGGTGCCGGTATTCGTGATGGCCACGTCGGCTGCGATCCGCCCGGTGCCCGTCAGGCGGACGTTCGATGCACTCGCCGTCAGGTCGACGCCGGATGTCGCATTCGTGATGCCCTTGACCGTCAAGGCCAGAACGTTCGAGGTATTGTTCGCCTCGTTCGTCTCGGAAATCTTGTTGTCGTAATCCGGGATAATTCCGAGATAATAGTTTCCCGGAGCAACGTCTGTGGGGATCGTGAAGGTGAAATTCTGGTTCGCGCTGCTTTTGGCGGCGACCAGGTCGATCATGAGATTCTTGGTGGTCAGGAGACGGTCTGTCGCCGGATCGATCGTGCTGTCCGAGGACAGGTAGAAGGCGATGTTGCCGGCGGAGCCGTTCGCACCGCCACTGTTGGCGATCGACACGCCGACGCTCTGCGTGGCGCCCGGCGTCGCCACGCTGCCGCGGTCGAGCGACAAGTTGCTGAGCGAGGACGTCAGATCGATCTGGGCGCTCGGATCGCCGGTTCCACCCCCTCCGGTACCGCCCCCGCCGTTACCAGTGCTCGTCTGATTATTGAGGACAATCGAATAGAGTCCGTTGAAATTATCGGGTTTCTGAACCGAAATTTTGAAGGTGAGAGCATAATCACCAGGAGCGCTAGGCCTCCAGCTGGTCTCACGCAATATGATCGATCCCGTCCCCGTAATATTTCGACTGCCGCCCAAGAGACCGATGCCGGTGGTATTCAGCTTCGTATAGGTGGATGTCTCGTATTCGAAGAATAGAGTCACGTTCGGGTCAACCGAGTAGCCGATGACCAGATCTCCACTCGTCCCAAGTGAATCTCTGCCGCTGTCCCGCGATCCGCCAATCAGATCCACGGCGAAGAAATCCTCCGTATCGGCCCCTCTGGATGCGATGGATCCGGTGAAGCTACCACCATCCGCGGCAATGAGCG
The sequence above is drawn from the Methylobacterium terrae genome and encodes:
- a CDS encoding PhoX family protein → MTQPSLNRSQQAEAAEDAGSNPSPNPTLGEVVARRFDRREILRGGLAGSLAGGLAGGLAVSAISATLAPRAVAAATPETFPFRELPAGADERHHVADGHDAEVLIRWGDPVLPGAPAFDPHRQSAAAQGMQFGYNNDFLGFFPLPGASDPAAHGLLVVNHEYTNEELMFPGLGRQDGKAGFAGMSRDLVDVEMAAHGGSVIEVRREDGRWRVVPGSAYARRITATTPMRLAGPAAGADRLRTSADPEGRTVLGMLNNCAGGVTPWGTWLTCEENVNYYFQGRLPEGSVEAKNHKRLGMPGNLYGWARFHERFDLGKEPNEPNRFGWVVEIDPFDPASVPVKRTAMGRFKHEGAAGAMARDGRYVVFQGDDERFDYVYRFVTQAPVNTADRSANRDILDSGTLSVARFDADGRGTWLPVVFGQGPLTPANGFRDQADVLVETRRAADLLGATKMDRPEDVEANATTGKVYVMLTNNVRRKADQVDAANPRPDNRFGHIVELTPEGGDFAAKDFAWEVLVRCGDPAIAAVGATFSSATTKDGWFGMPDNCAVDGEGRLWVSTDGNSPAKTGRTDGIWAMETDGARRGTGKHFFQVPLGAEMCGPYFTPDDTTFFVAVQHPGEADEEDPNAVPATFENPATRWPDFDPAVPPRPAVVAITRRGGGRVGT
- a CDS encoding carboxymuconolactone decarboxylase family protein — protein: MEKVDDAHYAAPVAPAEVAAPSTQAVAPALARYTEGTLLGEVWTRPGLSPRDRSLVTLAALIARGQTVELPFHVGRALDNGVTPGEIAETVTHLAFYAGWGSADAALPALRAAFAQRGIGADRLPEAVPAQPLPLDQAAESRRAARVEAEFGTVSPNLVKDTTEILFRDLWLRPGLAPRDRSLVTVSALVANSQVAQMPYHLDRAMDAGLTKEQAGEVIAHLAYYAGWPSAFSALPVARSVFEARNSEERAK
- a CDS encoding (R)-mandelonitrile lyase; this translates as MQITRAGTQPSGAGPQDWFTGAVRVDPLFGPPEPARAGGALVTFEPGARTAWHTHPLGQTLIVASGCGLVQAEGGPVEEIRPGDVVWFAPGETHWHGASPTTAMSHIAIQEKQDGRAVDWMGKVSDEQYRSRP
- a CDS encoding aldo/keto reductase — encoded protein: MERRSFLQGAALGAGLAVSGQAGAAVNAPPPPSSGPLPNTRPADPADLPLVTDPGERRGEMLYRPFGRTGEKISAIGMGGFHLGKSAVTDAEATRLIHEGIDRGITFMDNCWDYNEGRSEERMGIALEQSGYRDKVFLMSKMDGRTKEEAMKQIDQSLRRLRTDRIDLVQHHEILRYDDPDRVFAEGGAMEAFQEAKKAGKLRHIGFTGHKDPRIHLQMLEVAAERGFHFDAVQMPLNVMDAHFRSFGHLVLPYLVQNGIAPLAMKTFGDGVILKSDAPIKPIEYLHFSLNLPTAVVITGIQNQRDLDQAFEAVKTFAPMDKATVAELLNRSRPYALEGKYELFKTSATFDGTAKNAAWLGEDVPGVKTLAPTME
- a CDS encoding glucose 1-dehydrogenase, whose amino-acid sequence is MSATGSFEGRVALVTGAAMGMGLAAARAFAEAGAAVVLADLDLEAARAAEAGINAAGGRALAVRCDVGRDDEVAAMVARTVDTFGRLDAAFNNAGIQIPPNDVVDVPSADYERVMAINLRGVWTCMRAELRQMQAQGRGAIVNCSSIGGLVGNPGLAAYHATKYGVIGMTQSAALENAARGIRVNAVCPGTIDTPMVARMVAERPEAMAEILRKQPIGRLGRPEEVAAAVLWLCSDAASFVVGVALPVDGGYTAH
- a CDS encoding LysR family transcriptional regulator, which encodes MARENLNDLAAFLAVARARSFTRAAAQLGVSQSALSQVVRDLEARVGLRLLTRTTRSVAPTEAGERLLQEIGPHLDGIHAGLTALTALRETPAGTVRINADEHAVTAVLWPALRTILPDYPDIRVELVTDFGMTDIVAARFDAGVRLGEVVAKDMVAVPIGPDMRMAAVASPAYFARRPPPRTPQDLTGHTCINLRLPTHGGLYAWEFEEAGREIRVRVEGQVVFNTVSMILRAALDGFGIAYLPQDMVQAHLDRGELVRVLEAWSPPFPGYHLYYPSRRQHAPAFAVLVEALRYRG
- the larB gene encoding nickel pincer cofactor biosynthesis protein LarB → MSVRDEFALDFARTERIGLEEAVFAAGKSPAQIDAILAAAEERGARFLVTRLDPDRHAALTYRDRLDYCPVSRTAFFGEARRVEGPARIAIVAAGTSDVPVAREAERTLAYQGHATTLIADVGVAGLWRLTRRIEEIRAHPVVICAAGMDAALPSVLGGLVAGAVIAVPTSVGYGVAEGGRAALDAVLASCAPGIAVVNIDNGYGAACAALRLLHAARRLTEAPR
- a CDS encoding pyridoxal phosphate-dependent decarboxylase family protein — translated: MDDETFRAWARRAADWSVDYLAGVGERPVRAQVAPGEIFRQLPPEPPAAGEAMEAIFADLDRVVMPGMTHWQHPRFFAYFPANASPPSLVAEFVTAALAAQCMLWQTSPAATELETRVMDWLRQMIGLPDGFSGVIQDSASGATLAALLTARERALGFTGNAKGLAGGPALRVYASEQVHSSVDKAVRIAGIGDANLVRIPVAGPLHGMDPGALDAAIRADREAGLRPAAIVACLGGTGIGACDPIEAVAAVARRHDVFLHVDAAWAGSAMICPEFRDLMRGAEQADSLVFNPHKWLFTHFDCSAHFVRDPKALTDTLGLRPSYLRTLGHDGVVDYNEWSIPLGRRFRALKLWFVIRSYGVEALRGMIRDHVAWARELAGLIEAEPDFELTSAPILSLFSFRFAPAGIDDLDALNARLVERINDDGRTYLTQTRHDGRFVIRFQVGQTTTTRADVMMAWDAVREIAAGLRAG